From a region of the Paenibacillus sp. R14(2021) genome:
- a CDS encoding ABC transporter substrate-binding protein — protein sequence MKKLIGLLVICVIVLSACSSKTNDNANSGTNGGGNTGDAASKITVWAWDPNFNIKAMNLAKDAYKAQDANLTVDIVENAQNDIVQKLNTGMSSGTTKGLPNIVLIEDYRAQSFLQAYPDMFYDLSSTIKAEDFADYKLGPTSVDGKHYGVPFDSGVAGLYVRTDYLKEAGYTIADLQDITWDQYIEIGKKVKAATGKDWISLDPNDLGIIRMMIQSAGKWYLNEDGKTPNIANNDAMKEAFEDYKKLMEANIVKVHSDWSQYVANYNKGDVASVPTGNWFTPSITAEASQSGKWAIAPMPKLAKTPNSVHATSLGGSSWYVLNVPGKEQAAKFLQATLGSNVDLYQKLVTDVGAIGTYKPAATGEAYTAANPFFGGQKIVSDFAEWTTQIPNVNYGLHTYAIEDILIVEIQNYLNGKSLNDVLKDAQSQADAQVK from the coding sequence GTGAAGAAACTGATTGGACTACTCGTAATTTGCGTAATCGTACTTTCGGCGTGCTCGTCGAAAACGAACGATAATGCAAACAGCGGCACAAACGGCGGCGGGAATACAGGGGATGCAGCCAGCAAAATAACGGTCTGGGCATGGGATCCCAACTTTAACATTAAAGCGATGAACCTCGCTAAAGACGCTTATAAAGCGCAGGATGCAAATTTGACGGTCGATATCGTAGAGAACGCACAGAATGATATCGTGCAAAAGCTGAACACGGGCATGAGCTCAGGCACAACGAAAGGCCTGCCGAATATCGTGCTGATCGAAGACTACCGCGCGCAGAGCTTCCTGCAAGCGTACCCGGACATGTTCTATGACCTTAGCAGCACGATCAAAGCCGAGGACTTCGCGGATTACAAGCTTGGGCCGACATCGGTGGACGGCAAGCATTACGGCGTACCATTCGACTCTGGCGTAGCCGGCTTGTATGTGAGAACGGATTATTTGAAAGAAGCAGGCTATACGATCGCAGATCTGCAGGATATTACGTGGGATCAATACATCGAAATCGGTAAAAAAGTCAAAGCGGCAACGGGAAAAGACTGGATCTCGCTTGATCCGAACGACCTTGGCATTATTCGCATGATGATTCAATCCGCAGGTAAATGGTACTTGAACGAAGACGGCAAAACGCCGAACATCGCAAACAACGATGCAATGAAAGAAGCTTTCGAAGACTACAAAAAACTGATGGAAGCCAATATCGTTAAAGTCCATTCCGATTGGAGCCAATATGTCGCTAACTACAACAAAGGCGATGTAGCTTCCGTTCCGACGGGCAACTGGTTTACCCCTTCCATTACAGCAGAAGCTTCGCAGTCCGGCAAATGGGCGATTGCCCCAATGCCTAAGCTGGCCAAAACGCCGAACTCTGTTCATGCGACAAGCCTTGGCGGCAGCTCGTGGTACGTGCTGAACGTGCCAGGCAAAGAACAAGCGGCGAAGTTCCTGCAAGCTACGCTTGGTTCCAATGTAGATCTGTACCAGAAGCTGGTGACGGATGTAGGTGCGATCGGCACGTACAAGCCGGCAGCTACCGGCGAAGCTTACACGGCGGCGAACCCATTCTTCGGCGGTCAAAAAATCGTCTCGGATTTTGCCGAATGGACGACGCAAATTCCTAACGTGAACTACGGTCTGCACACCTATGCCATCGAAGACATTCTCATCGTAGAGATTCAAAACTATCTGAACGGCAAATCGCTGAACGACGTGCTCAAAGACGCACAGAGCCAAGCCGACGCGCAAGTGAAGTAG
- a CDS encoding carbohydrate ABC transporter permease, translating into MNIKARTNAISWSFIALAVLLICSFYFYPMIKALNLSFQTGTGTNLHYVGGDNYVRLFKDQTFITALKNTFVFLIVQVPIMIVLALFISVLLNDSKLKLKGFFRTAIFLPAVTSLVAYSVIFKYLFGNDGLINTALTKLHLIGAPIQWITDPFWAKITIIIAITWRWTGYNMIFYLSALQNIDNSIYEAARIDGASAFRQFRQITVPLLKPIILFTSITSTIGTLQLFDEVVNITKGGPGNSTTTLSQYIYNLSFKYTPDFGYAATVSYGVVILIVIFSILQFKLAGEKNG; encoded by the coding sequence ATGAATATCAAAGCAAGAACGAATGCCATCAGCTGGTCGTTCATTGCGCTGGCTGTCCTGCTAATCTGTTCGTTTTATTTCTATCCGATGATCAAGGCGCTGAACCTGTCGTTCCAAACGGGTACGGGCACGAATCTTCATTATGTCGGAGGAGACAACTACGTTCGACTGTTCAAAGACCAAACGTTTATAACCGCACTCAAAAATACGTTCGTGTTCCTGATCGTGCAAGTGCCGATCATGATCGTGCTTGCCCTGTTTATTTCGGTGCTGTTGAACGACAGCAAGCTCAAACTGAAAGGTTTTTTCCGTACGGCTATTTTTCTGCCGGCTGTCACTTCGCTTGTCGCGTATTCGGTTATTTTCAAGTACCTGTTCGGCAATGACGGATTAATCAACACGGCGCTGACGAAGCTGCACCTGATCGGAGCGCCAATTCAATGGATCACTGACCCATTCTGGGCTAAAATTACGATTATTATCGCCATTACCTGGCGTTGGACCGGATATAATATGATTTTCTATTTGTCTGCACTGCAAAACATCGACAATTCGATTTACGAAGCGGCGCGTATCGACGGGGCATCTGCGTTCCGCCAATTCCGGCAGATCACGGTGCCGCTCCTGAAGCCGATCATCCTATTCACGTCCATCACGTCGACGATCGGTACGCTGCAGCTCTTCGACGAAGTCGTGAACATTACGAAGGGCGGGCCGGGCAATTCTACGACCACGCTGTCGCAGTACATTTACAATCTTTCGTTCAAATACACGCCCGACTTCGGTTACGCAGCCACCGTCTCTTACGGCGTCGTTATTCTGATCGTGATCTTCTCTATTCTTCAGTTCAAACTGGCAGGTGAAAAAAATGGCTAA
- a CDS encoding carbohydrate ABC transporter permease, with product MAKRIFTYVFLSLAAIISIFPFLWMIVSATNKSVDVTKGTLMPGSNLGANFSKIVDQIALGPALLNSAKISISTTILALLIASLAGYGFEIFRSKAKDIVFNILLLSMMIPFAALMVPLYRMFGTITKVIPVIGIDTMSAVVLPTVTTAFLIFFFRQSTKMFPKDMLEAGRIDGLNELGVFFRIYVPTMRTSYAAAAIITFMSSWNNYLWPLVVLQSPEKRTIPLLISNLGSSYAPDYGVNMLVILIATLPTAIVFFLMQKHFVAGMTGSVK from the coding sequence ATGGCTAAACGGATATTCACCTATGTGTTCCTCAGCCTTGCGGCTATTATTTCGATATTCCCATTTCTATGGATGATCGTCAGCGCGACGAACAAGTCGGTCGACGTGACGAAAGGGACGCTGATGCCAGGGTCAAACCTGGGCGCGAACTTCAGCAAAATCGTCGATCAGATCGCGCTTGGACCGGCCTTGCTCAACTCCGCCAAAATATCGATCTCGACAACGATTCTTGCGCTGCTGATCGCCTCGCTGGCCGGCTACGGGTTCGAAATTTTCCGCAGCAAAGCGAAGGATATCGTCTTCAATATCTTGCTGCTGTCGATGATGATTCCGTTCGCGGCGCTCATGGTGCCGCTGTACCGGATGTTCGGTACGATCACGAAGGTTATTCCCGTCATCGGGATCGATACGATGTCGGCGGTCGTTCTGCCGACGGTCACCACGGCGTTCCTCATTTTCTTCTTCCGTCAAAGCACGAAGATGTTTCCGAAGGACATGCTGGAAGCGGGCCGGATCGACGGCTTGAACGAGCTCGGCGTCTTCTTCCGCATCTACGTGCCGACGATGAGAACATCGTACGCTGCGGCGGCGATCATTACGTTCATGTCCAGCTGGAACAATTATTTGTGGCCGCTCGTCGTGCTGCAGTCGCCGGAGAAACGGACGATTCCGCTTCTGATCTCCAACCTGGGCTCAAGCTACGCCCCGGATTACGGCGTGAACATGCTTGTCATCCTGATCGCTACGCTTCCGACCGCCATCGTCTTCTTCCTGATGCAGAAACATTTCGTCGCAGGAATGACAGGCTCGGTCAAATAA
- a CDS encoding glycoside hydrolase family 2 TIM barrel-domain containing protein: MKATTADIGWLSDPTVYQVNRLDAHSDHRYYRTMEEAARQAPMSMRHSLNGNWKFSYAVNAASRTERFYEQDFDCSGWADIQVPGHIQLQGYGQLQYVNTMYPWDGLDGVRPPHIPQASNPVGSYVKTFRMPETMSGPLYISFQGVESAFYVWLNGQFVGYGEDSFTPSEFELTPYLQEGDNKLAVEVFQRSTGGWLEDQDFWRFSGIFRDVYLYTVPDVHVRDLQVRAQLDDSYATGTLHVDLELLAYTDGRDAGASAELALKDTEGRVVAAAKGGFRDGRLTLAAEAGEVKTWSAELPYLYSVCLSVFDARGELVEAIVQKAGFRRFEMLGGLMCLNGKRIVFKGVNRHEFNVRRGRAITTEDMLWDIKTIKQNNMNAVRTSHYPNQTLWYELCDEYGLYVIDEMNLETHGSWQKMGAVEPSWNIPGSLPEWRGAVMDRAQSMLERDKNHPSILIWSCGNESYAGQVILDASNYFRERDPSRLVHYEGVFHNRDYDATSDMESRMYAKPTDIIAYLESGPAKPYISCEYMHAMGNSVGGMHKYTELEQRYPMYQGGFIWDYMDQSLMARDRYGKEFFAYGGDFDDRPTDYSFCGNGIVFAGRRVTPKMQEVKFLYQNVKLQPERTGVKVVNENLFANTNQWALSVHLYRDGAEVYRWNGEAAVEAGSEAFVPFELPSEVVVAPGEYAIHAAFVLKEAEAWAEAGHEVAFGEGLFEIAAAEAVVAPAGAVRVVEGDVNIGVIGNGFSVLFSKQAGSLVSLSYGGREMIAAPPMPLFWRATTDNDKGTNLGFEAGAWYAASLARKCTSVVLEASEAGDWATVAFDYAFSISEALRVRIAYTVHADGSVRVRMDYSGAAGLPDVPIVALSFKLSAEYSDTEWYAMGPEENYIDRAFGARLGIFSRKVEELPSPYLVPQESGNRTGVRRLRITDAQGLGLQLSAASSAPVECSVSPYTAFELEHAAHPYELPDVHYTVVTVAGRQMGVGGDDSWGAPVHEEYRIPSDQTMSFAFTLSAVDRASE, translated from the coding sequence GTGAAAGCAACAACAGCCGATATCGGATGGCTCAGCGATCCGACGGTGTATCAAGTGAACCGGCTCGACGCGCATTCCGATCACCGCTATTACCGCACGATGGAGGAAGCAGCGCGTCAAGCGCCGATGAGCATGCGCCATTCGCTGAACGGCAATTGGAAGTTCAGCTACGCGGTCAATGCGGCGAGCCGCACGGAACGCTTCTACGAGCAGGACTTCGATTGCAGCGGCTGGGCTGACATTCAAGTGCCTGGGCATATTCAGCTGCAAGGCTACGGCCAGCTTCAATACGTCAATACCATGTATCCTTGGGACGGCCTTGACGGTGTTAGGCCGCCCCATATTCCACAGGCGAGCAATCCAGTCGGCAGCTATGTGAAGACGTTCCGAATGCCGGAGACGATGAGCGGACCGCTCTATATTTCGTTTCAGGGCGTGGAATCGGCCTTCTACGTGTGGTTGAACGGCCAATTCGTCGGTTATGGCGAAGACAGCTTCACACCTTCGGAATTCGAGCTTACGCCCTACTTACAGGAGGGCGACAATAAACTCGCTGTCGAAGTATTCCAGCGCAGCACTGGGGGCTGGCTTGAGGATCAGGATTTCTGGCGGTTCTCGGGCATCTTCCGCGACGTTTATCTGTATACCGTTCCGGATGTGCATGTTCGGGATCTGCAGGTTCGTGCGCAGCTCGATGACAGCTATGCGACCGGCACGCTGCACGTCGACTTGGAGCTGCTTGCCTATACGGATGGCCGCGATGCAGGGGCCAGCGCGGAACTGGCGCTCAAGGATACGGAAGGGCGAGTCGTTGCCGCTGCGAAAGGCGGTTTTCGTGACGGCAGGCTGACGCTTGCTGCGGAAGCCGGGGAAGTGAAGACATGGAGCGCAGAGCTGCCGTATTTGTACAGCGTCTGCTTGTCCGTCTTCGACGCACGGGGCGAGCTTGTCGAAGCAATCGTCCAGAAGGCCGGCTTCCGGCGCTTCGAAATGCTTGGCGGCCTCATGTGCCTGAACGGCAAACGGATCGTCTTCAAGGGCGTGAACCGCCATGAGTTCAATGTACGCCGAGGCAGAGCGATTACGACAGAGGATATGCTGTGGGATATCAAGACGATTAAGCAAAACAACATGAATGCAGTCCGCACGTCGCATTATCCGAACCAGACGCTGTGGTACGAGCTATGCGATGAATACGGCCTTTACGTCATCGACGAGATGAATCTCGAAACGCATGGCTCTTGGCAGAAGATGGGCGCCGTCGAGCCTTCCTGGAACATTCCGGGCAGCCTGCCGGAGTGGCGGGGAGCGGTCATGGACCGCGCGCAATCGATGCTCGAGCGCGATAAGAACCATCCTTCGATCCTCATTTGGTCCTGCGGCAACGAATCGTACGCGGGTCAGGTGATTTTGGATGCTTCGAATTATTTCCGAGAGCGTGATCCAAGCCGGCTTGTGCATTACGAAGGCGTGTTCCATAATCGCGACTACGATGCGACGAGCGATATGGAGAGCCGCATGTACGCGAAACCGACGGATATTATCGCCTATCTGGAGAGCGGCCCGGCGAAGCCGTACATCAGCTGCGAATATATGCACGCGATGGGCAACTCGGTTGGCGGCATGCACAAATATACAGAGCTTGAGCAGCGGTATCCGATGTACCAGGGCGGGTTCATTTGGGATTACATGGACCAATCTCTAATGGCCCGCGACCGTTACGGGAAGGAATTCTTCGCCTATGGCGGAGATTTCGACGATCGGCCGACGGACTACAGCTTCTGCGGCAACGGCATCGTGTTCGCGGGTCGGCGCGTCACGCCGAAGATGCAGGAGGTCAAATTCCTGTACCAGAACGTGAAGCTGCAGCCGGAGCGGACCGGCGTGAAGGTCGTGAACGAAAATCTGTTCGCCAATACGAACCAGTGGGCGCTGTCGGTCCATCTGTACCGGGACGGCGCTGAGGTGTACCGCTGGAACGGCGAAGCGGCAGTGGAAGCAGGCAGCGAGGCTTTTGTTCCGTTTGAATTGCCGTCCGAGGTTGTGGTTGCGCCGGGTGAGTACGCGATTCATGCAGCATTCGTGCTGAAGGAAGCAGAAGCTTGGGCGGAAGCGGGCCATGAGGTCGCCTTCGGCGAAGGGCTGTTTGAGATCGCGGCCGCGGAAGCTGTCGTGGCTCCGGCCGGAGCGGTACGCGTCGTCGAGGGCGATGTCAACATCGGCGTGATCGGGAACGGCTTTAGCGTCTTGTTCTCGAAGCAAGCCGGTTCCCTCGTCTCGCTCAGCTACGGCGGGCGGGAAATGATTGCGGCTCCGCCGATGCCGTTATTCTGGCGGGCGACGACCGATAATGACAAAGGCACGAACCTCGGTTTCGAAGCGGGTGCATGGTATGCTGCAAGCCTTGCGCGCAAATGCACCAGCGTTGTATTGGAGGCATCAGAAGCGGGTGATTGGGCGACAGTTGCGTTCGATTATGCCTTCAGCATTAGCGAGGCGCTTCGCGTCCGTATTGCGTATACGGTCCATGCGGACGGAAGCGTTCGCGTACGGATGGATTACTCCGGCGCGGCCGGGCTTCCGGATGTACCGATTGTCGCATTGTCCTTCAAGCTGTCCGCCGAGTACAGTGATACGGAATGGTATGCCATGGGACCCGAGGAGAATTATATCGATCGCGCATTTGGCGCGCGACTGGGTATCTTCAGCCGGAAGGTGGAGGAACTGCCATCCCCTTACCTCGTACCCCAGGAGTCTGGCAATCGGACCGGCGTCCGGCGCTTGCGCATCACGGATGCCCAAGGACTTGGGCTGCAGCTATCTGCCGCGTCTTCCGCACCGGTGGAATGTTCCGTCTCGCCGTATACGGCATTCGAGCTGGAACATGCCGCTCATCCTTACGAGCTTCCTGACGTTCACTATACGGTTGTGACCGTTGCGGGGCGTCAAATGGGCGTAGGCGGCGACGACAGTTGGGGAGCTCCGGTGCACGAGGAATACCGGATTCCGTCCGATCAGACGATGAGCTTCGCGTTTACGCTGTCTGCTGTTGATCGCGCATCCGAATAG
- a CDS encoding superoxide dismutase — MAHQLPALPYANNALEPHIDETTMMIHHDRHHNAYVTNLNAALESAPELQNKSIEDLIADLNSVPEAIRTAVRNNGGGHANHSLFWETIGPNAGGAPTGAIADAIANELGGFDQFKADFAKAAATRFGSGWAWLALSKDGKLKVYSLPNQDSPIMEGETPLLGLDVWEHAYYLNYQNKRPDYIAAFWNVVNWAEVGKRYDAAK, encoded by the coding sequence ATGGCACACCAATTGCCTGCACTGCCTTATGCAAACAACGCGCTTGAGCCGCATATCGATGAAACAACGATGATGATCCACCACGATCGCCATCACAACGCTTACGTAACGAACCTGAATGCCGCGCTGGAGTCCGCTCCCGAGCTGCAAAACAAATCCATTGAGGATTTGATCGCAGACCTGAACAGCGTACCTGAAGCGATCCGCACAGCTGTCCGCAACAACGGCGGCGGCCATGCGAACCACTCCCTGTTCTGGGAAACAATCGGACCAAATGCAGGCGGCGCGCCTACAGGCGCAATCGCCGATGCGATCGCTAACGAACTGGGCGGCTTCGACCAATTCAAAGCAGACTTCGCGAAAGCGGCAGCTACGCGTTTCGGCAGCGGCTGGGCTTGGCTCGCGCTGAGCAAAGACGGCAAATTGAAAGTGTACAGCCTGCCAAACCAAGACAGCCCGATCATGGAAGGCGAAACGCCTCTTCTGGGTCTGGATGTTTGGGAGCATGCTTACTACCTGAACTACCAAAACAAACGTCCTGATTACATCGCGGCGTTCTGGAATGTCGTTAATTGGGCTGAAGTCGGCAAACGTTACGACGCAGCTAAATAA
- the rfbD gene encoding dTDP-4-dehydrorhamnose reductase: MNAKKPMRIIVTGANGQLGCELVNLPLLHQKGVSILGFGRGGLDVTNLQSCREVLKRYQPEAVIHCAAFTDVDKAEVERQEAYRINAEGTRNIVKAAREFGVKILYVSTSFVFDGAASRPFKENDVPVPLTVYGHSKLAGEREVLLNGAEAFIVRTSWLYGRYGSNFVENICKLANSGKEIQVFNDQLGRPTYARDLAEFLITLVQTNKYGIYHAAGNGVCSRYQFAQAILEENKSDTRLLVPCTETSIPGSASRQAYSVLHQGEIERQGLTPLRHWRAALTAYMRE, encoded by the coding sequence ATGAATGCAAAAAAGCCAATGCGAATAATCGTAACGGGCGCGAATGGACAGCTCGGGTGTGAGCTGGTTAATTTGCCTCTACTGCATCAAAAGGGAGTTTCTATTCTCGGCTTTGGTCGAGGAGGGCTGGATGTAACAAACCTGCAAAGTTGTCGTGAGGTCTTGAAGCGATATCAACCTGAAGCTGTCATTCATTGCGCGGCCTTTACCGATGTTGACAAGGCAGAGGTAGAACGCCAAGAAGCGTACCGCATTAACGCGGAAGGCACACGGAATATTGTCAAAGCGGCCAGGGAATTCGGTGTGAAAATTCTCTATGTAAGCACTAGCTTTGTTTTTGATGGTGCTGCAAGCCGGCCGTTCAAAGAAAACGATGTACCTGTGCCGCTAACGGTGTACGGCCATTCCAAGCTGGCCGGGGAGAGGGAGGTCCTGTTAAACGGGGCAGAAGCATTCATCGTTCGCACGTCTTGGTTATACGGCCGCTACGGATCCAATTTTGTGGAAAATATCTGCAAACTGGCGAATTCAGGGAAGGAGATCCAGGTCTTTAATGACCAGCTCGGAAGGCCAACTTATGCAAGGGACTTAGCGGAATTTTTAATTACGCTGGTGCAAACGAATAAATACGGAATATACCACGCGGCAGGGAACGGTGTTTGTTCCAGGTATCAATTCGCTCAGGCGATTCTTGAAGAAAATAAAAGCGATACCCGGTTGCTAGTACCATGTACGGAAACGAGTATTCCGGGATCTGCATCTAGGCAGGCGTATTCCGTTCTGCATCAAGGGGAAATCGAACGCCAAGGGTTAACTCCCCTCAGACATTGGCGTGCAGCATTGACGGCTTACATGCGAGAATAG
- a CDS encoding S-layer homology domain-containing protein produces the protein MKKLLMNKTAAVIVFAMIVSVFTPIIAFAASFVNVSNNGNVVTGSITLTDAEYTLLSDQSKVAVSVYGKNGDVSTVYATYDASVGHGTFKFTHTITQDTYFYYPLDPTKKTQYFTYTAPVFGGGGFFLPEPINADGTVNRDALLAALKASDNTVVSSKSDVVFLPADILIQGKSLTIVLENGTSYTLPIAALKLEELAKSLGVELKDLVIRVELKQVTGDTATKITDAVTKAGGKELATAVDFKVIAVANGKEQVIDSFNQYVSRTIVLKEAAASNDNLVGVVFDPATGKLSYVPATFVTKDGKTVSTLKRNGNSIYTVIQTKAVSFTDLAGNWAQKDVEALAGKMIVNGTSANKFEPKRSITRAEFAAMVVRALGLEVSGTASQFKDVASNQWYAATVATAVKAGLITGYEDGTFKPNANITRKELSAIIARAMKFAGKDVTLTDAQVSTALASFKDASSLGWAKGEVAVVVSEGIVKGQTATTVVGNANANRAEAATMIARFLGNVGFSN, from the coding sequence ATGAAAAAACTTCTGATGAACAAAACCGCGGCAGTTATCGTTTTTGCAATGATTGTTTCCGTATTTACGCCGATTATCGCTTTCGCTGCTTCATTCGTGAATGTATCGAATAATGGTAATGTCGTAACTGGATCAATTACGTTGACTGATGCTGAGTACACCTTATTGTCGGATCAGAGTAAAGTAGCAGTTAGCGTATACGGTAAAAATGGTGACGTTTCTACTGTTTATGCTACATATGATGCAAGTGTTGGACATGGTACTTTCAAGTTCACTCACACCATTACTCAGGATACTTATTTCTACTATCCTCTTGATCCTACAAAGAAAACTCAGTATTTCACGTACACGGCTCCAGTATTTGGCGGTGGTGGATTTTTCCTTCCAGAACCAATCAATGCTGACGGAACTGTAAACCGCGATGCTCTACTTGCTGCTCTGAAGGCAAGCGACAATACGGTGGTTTCTTCGAAATCAGACGTTGTGTTTCTGCCTGCAGATATTCTTATCCAAGGTAAGTCCCTGACCATCGTTTTGGAAAATGGTACTTCCTACACACTGCCAATCGCTGCGTTGAAACTTGAAGAACTCGCTAAATCCCTTGGGGTTGAGCTGAAGGACCTTGTGATTCGCGTTGAATTGAAACAAGTAACTGGCGACACTGCAACTAAAATTACAGACGCTGTTACAAAAGCAGGCGGTAAAGAGCTTGCAACTGCTGTTGACTTCAAAGTTATCGCAGTTGCAAACGGCAAAGAGCAAGTAATCGACTCTTTCAACCAGTACGTATCGCGTACAATTGTGCTGAAAGAAGCTGCTGCCTCTAATGACAATCTAGTAGGCGTTGTGTTCGATCCAGCTACGGGTAAGTTGTCCTATGTGCCAGCTACATTCGTAACTAAAGACGGCAAAACGGTTTCTACATTGAAACGTAACGGTAACAGCATCTATACTGTCATCCAAACGAAAGCAGTATCCTTCACGGATCTTGCTGGAAACTGGGCACAGAAAGATGTTGAGGCTCTTGCAGGTAAAATGATCGTTAACGGTACGAGTGCTAACAAATTCGAACCTAAACGCAGCATTACCCGCGCTGAGTTTGCAGCTATGGTCGTTCGCGCACTAGGTCTGGAAGTTTCCGGAACGGCATCCCAATTCAAAGATGTCGCTTCTAACCAATGGTACGCTGCTACAGTCGCTACGGCGGTTAAAGCAGGTCTGATCACGGGGTATGAAGACGGTACATTCAAACCAAATGCGAACATCACTCGTAAAGAACTGTCTGCTATCATTGCTCGCGCAATGAAATTCGCGGGTAAAGATGTCACGCTGACGGATGCGCAAGTATCCACGGCATTGGCAAGCTTTAAAGATGCTAGCAGCCTAGGCTGGGCGAAAGGCGAAGTTGCTGTTGTCGTAAGCGAAGGTATCGTTAAAGGCCAAACTGCTACTACGGTAGTAGGTAACGCTAATGCGAACCGCGCTGAGGCAGCTACAATGATCGCTCGCTTCCTGGGTAACGTTGGATTCTCCAACTAA